In Cheilinus undulatus linkage group 24, ASM1832078v1, whole genome shotgun sequence, a single window of DNA contains:
- the LOC121506108 gene encoding tubulin alpha-1A chain-like: protein MRECLSIHVGQAGVQMGNACWELYCLEHGIQPDGQMPSDKTIGGGDDSFNTFFSETGAGKHVPRAVFVDLEPTVIDEVRTGTYRQLFHPEQLITGKEDAANNYARGHYTIGKELIDLVLDRIRKLTDQCTGLQGFLIFHSFGGGTGSGFTSLLMERLSVDYGKKSKLEFAVYPAPQVSTAVVEPYNSILTTHTTLEHSDCAFMVDNEAIYDICRRNLDIERPTYTNLNRLIGQIVSSITASLRFDGALNVDLTEFQTNLVPYPRIHFPLVTYAPVISAEKAYHEQLSVPEITNACFEPANQMVKCDPRHGKYMACCLLYRGDVVPKDVNSAIATIKTKRTIQFVDWCPTGFKVGINYQPPTVVPGGDLAKVQRAVCMLSNTTAIAEAWARLDHKFDLMYAKRAFVHWYVGEGMEEGEFSEAREDMAALEKDYEEVGTDSIGDEGEEEGEEEY from the exons ATG cGTGAGTGCTTATCTATCCATGTTGGTCAGGCTGGTGTCCAAATGGGCAATGCATGCTGGGAGCTGTACTGCCTGGAGCACGGCATCCAGCCGGATGGCCAGATGCCGAGTGACAAGACCATCGGAGGAGGAGACGACTCCTTCAACACCTTCTTCAGTGAGACTGGAGCAGGGAAACACGTTCCTAGAGCCGTGTTTGTGGATCTGGAGCCAACAGTCATCG ATGAGGTCCGTACAGGAACCTATCGGCAGCTCTTCCACCCTGAACAGCTGATCACTGGAAAGGAAGATGCAGCCAACAACTACGCTCGTGGACACTACACCATCGGCAAGGAGCTCATTGACTTAGTTCTTGACAGGATCCGCAAACTG ACTGACCAGTGCACAGGGCTCCAAGGTTTCCTCATCTTCCACTCCTTTGGAGGAGGAACCGGCTCTGGCTTCACCTCTCTACTGATGGAGCGCCTCTCTGTGGACTATGGTAAGAAGTCCAAGCTGGAGTTCGCCGTCTACCCGGCCCCCCAGGTGTCCACTGCTGTGGTGGAGCCCTACAACTCCATCCTGACCACCCACACCACCCTGGAGCACTCCGACTGCGCCTTCATGGTGGACAACGAGGCCATCTACGACATCTGCCGCAGGAACCTGGACATCGAGCGTCCCACCTACACCAACCTGAACAGGCTGATTGGACAGATCGTCTCCTCCATCACCGCCTCGCTGCGCTTTGACGGTGCCCTGAATGTGGACCTGACAGAGTTCCAGACCAACCTGGTGCCCTATCCCCGTATCCACTTCCCTCTTGTCACCTACgctcctgtgatctctgcagAGAAGGCCTATCACGAGCAGCTGTCAGTGCCAGAGATCACCAACGCCTGCTTCGagccagccaatcagatggTGAAATGTGACCCTCGTCACGGCAAATACATGGCTTGCTGCCTCCTTTACCGTGGAGATGTGGTGCCCAAAGATGTCAACTCGGCCATCGCCACCATCAAAACAAAGCGCACCATCCAGTTTGTGGACTGGTGTCCCACAGGCTTCAAGGTGGGCATCAACTACCAGCCCCCCACTGTGGTTCCTGGAGGAGACCTGGCCAAGGTGCAGAGGGCCGTGTGCATGCTGAGCAACACCACGGCCATCGCCGAGGCCTGGGCTCGACTGGACCACAAGTTTGACCTGATGTACGCCAAGAGGGCCTTCGTCCACTGGTACGTTGGAGAGGGGATGGAGGAGGGCGAGTTCTCAGAGGCCAGAGAGGACATGGCTGCTCTGGAGAAGGATTATGAGGAGGTGGGCACTGACAGCATCGGGgatgaaggagaggaagagggagaagaggagTATTGA